In Acanthochromis polyacanthus isolate Apoly-LR-REF ecotype Palm Island chromosome 18, KAUST_Apoly_ChrSc, whole genome shotgun sequence, the following proteins share a genomic window:
- the ntmt1 gene encoding N-terminal Xaa-Pro-Lys N-methyltransferase 1, whose product MGDIAEDEASFYSNAEDYWREVPPTVDGMLGGYGSISSIDINGSKAFLQKFLGEGEGKTSPGCALDCGAGIGRISKRLLLPLFKTVDLVDVTQEFLDKAKPYLGEEAKRVGNYFCCGLQDFKPEAGRYDVIWIQWVIGHLTDEHLVSFLRRCQKALRPNGLIVIKDNVSYEGVVPDEVDSSVCRDLAIVRRLVDSAGLRIVHEEQQMNFPKEIYQVHILALR is encoded by the exons ATGGGCGACATCGCAGAAGACGAGGCCAGCTTCTACTCCAACGCTGAGGACTACTGGAGGGAGGTTCCTCCCACCGTGGACGGGATGTTAGGAGGCTACGGCAGCATCTCCAGCATCGACATCAACGGCTCCAAGGCCTTCCTGCAGAAGTTCCTCGGA GAAGGCGAGGGGAAGACGAGTCCCGGCTGTGCTCTGGACTGTGGCGCTGGCATCGGTCGGATCTCCAAgcggctgctgctgccgctctTTAAGACCGTGGACCTGGTGGACGTGACGCAGGAGTTCCTGGATAAAGCCAAACCCTACCTGGGAGAAGAAGCCAAGAGGGTCGGAAACTACTTCTGCTGTGGCCTGCAGGACTTCAAACCGGAGGCCGGAAGATACGACGTGATCTGGATCCAGTGGGTCATCG GTCACCTGACAGATGAACACCTGGTGAGTTTCCTGCGTCGCTGTCAGAAAGCTCTCCGTCCAAACGGCCTCATCGTCATCAAGGACAACGTTTCGTACGAAGGCGTCGTCCCCGATGAGGTGGACAGCAGCGTCTGCCGGGACCTGGCCATCGTCCGCCGCCTGGTGGACTCGGCCGGACTCCGGATCGTCCACGAGGAGCAGCAGATGAACTTTCCCAAGGAGATCTACCAGGTCCACATCCTGGCTCTGAGATAG